From the Cystobacter ferrugineus genome, the window GAGCGCGTCCACCTGGAGGACGAGGGGCGAGGGCTGACCGGGCACGTTTCCGTTCTCGGCGCACCGGCTCCCACGGGGAAGGCCCGAGGCCAGGCTGGAGCACGGGGCGGACAGGCCCTGGGCGATGGGACGGTAGATGGGGCCATCGAGCTGGGTGACGACGGGGATGCTGCTCTGGGCGAAGAAGTCCTGCTGGGCGCGCTGGAGCTCGGCGCCCGTGTTGCCCGAGGGGGCCAGGCACTGCGCCGTCGTCCACAGCACGGCGGCGGCGCCTTGCGTTCCCCGGGAGCTCGCGGTGGTCGCGAGCGTCGCGAAGCGCGCGGAGAGCTGGCTCGCGCGCGAGGCGAGGAGATCCTGGTAGGCGCTCACGGGAAGCTGGTGTCCCCGGGCCTGGAGGCACGCGAAGCCCGCGACCTCCGAGCCCACCGAGCCGTCCTCCCTCCACTGGTTGGCGCAGCGCTCGGTGTGCAACCGGCTCGCACTCTCGAGCATCGCGTTGACCTCGACGTGCTCGGGCAGCAGATCCCGCGCGTCGAGCAGCGGCGGCAGGCAGCGATCCAGGTCGCCCGTGTCACATCCCGGCCGGGCGGTGGTGATGGCCTGATCCGTGGCCTTGACGGAGAAGAGGGGGACACGGCCGCACGCATCCTCGTCATCGGGCGCGGCGCGGCAGGCGTCACGGTAGGAGCGTGCCGCGGTCAGGAAGTCGCCACGGATCGCCGCTTCCCGGGCGCGGTTGAAGGCTTCCCGATAAGCGCTGTTACAGCCTCCCAGTAGAAGGAGGGCGAGAGCCGAGGTGAGTCGTAGAGGGGAAGAGGGGGTGTTCATGGCGAAAGGTGGCGGGCGAGCGGGAATGCTGCTCCGGACGGGAGCCCGGCCCCTCTATTCAGCCCCATTCCCCGTCAACTTCCAAACCCCCCTCCTGTCCGCTGGAGTCCATTGGCACCGCCCGGGTGGGCGGATGTCTTGACGCGATGCGGCGTGGGGCTCAGGTTGTTAAGAACGGAGCGGGAGGTCCTCCATGGGTTCCTATCATCGTTTTCATCCTGGGTTTCGGGAGCGGGTGATGCTCGAGGATGGGACGTGGGCGGAGGTGCGCATGGTGCGGCGCCAGGACGAGCAGCTCCTGCGGGAGGGGTTCGCCCGGCTGTCTCCGCGTGCCCGCTACCAGCGCTTCCTGTCCGCCAAGCCCCGGCTGACGGACGAGGAGCTGCGCTACCTCACCGACGTGGATGGGGAGAGCCATGTCGCGCTGGGGGTGGTGACGTGGGACGACCTGGGCCGGGAAGTGGGGCTGGGCGTGGCCCGCTTCTTCCGGCTGGCGGACATGCCCGAGGTCGCCGAGGCGGCCATCACCGTGGTGGACGATGCCCAGGGCAAGGGAATCGGCCGCCTGCTGATGGACTGTCTGGTCCAGGCCGCGCGCGAGCGGGGCGTGGATCGTTTCGAGTTCCGCGTGCTTCCGGGCAACCAGCCCATGAACCGGCTCATCCAGGCGCTCGGCCCGTGTGAGCCCCAGCACGAAGGCGAGGCGCTGTGCTTCAGCGTGCCGCTGCATGCGTCCTCGCTCGGGGAGAGCGATTTGATCCGCCCCCTGCTGTCGCTCGCGGCCCAGGGGGCGCTGACGCTCGTGGGCCCCACGTGCCGCGCCCGGCTCCTGCCGCACGCGCCGCTCGTGCGGCAGGAAGTCCACGCTTCCTGAGGGCGCGGCTCAGGGAGGGGAGGGGGGCGCCGCCACTTCCTGGTAGCGCAACGAGGGCCGCGCGGGAGTGCCCGCGGCGTCGTAGTACGAGAGCATCTTCAGCTTGAAGAACCGCCCGCGGCTGCTGCGCACCACGTAGAGCAGCTCGTCACGCGGCTGGAGGCGGTGCTTGACGAGATCGTAGACGTACCAGCCGCCCCGCGCGCCGTTGAACACCGTCTCGGAGGCGTCCTGCTGGTAGCCCTCGGCGGGTGCCTCCGTGAGCGCATCCCAGCCCTGTTCCTGGAGCACCGCCACGCGCACCGAGCCCGCCGGATTGCCACCGCCCCCGTTCATCGTGACGGTGAAGCGCTGGAAGGCCAGGTCCCACTCGTTGCTCTCCAGGGCCTCGTCGGTCTTCATCTCCCGGCCCTCGTCGATGTCGAAGTAGACCTGGGCGGACTTGTTCGTCGCGTCGATGAGGGCGACGTGGCTGCCGTCCTCCTGGTTCGTCACCTCGACGAGCGGCCCGGTGGTGATCTGCCCATCGAAGGGGTAGTCCTCGCGCAGGTCCGGCGCACACGCCGCCAGGAGCAGCCCCATCATCGGCCCCGTGAAGGGCGGCGCTCCATCCATCCTCGTCAGTATTCCCATTGCACACCCCCGAGCACGCCGCGTGGCGGGCGCGGGTTGAACTGCTGATCGCCCGCGTTGAACAGGTTGTAACCGTTGACGAAGAATTCGAATCCCGCCTTGAAGTGGTACGTCACCTGGGCCTCGAGATCGAAGTAGGCGGGCACCCCCACCCGCGTCTCGTCCCCGGCGCCGATCACGTTGGCGAAGCCTCCTCCCACGCCGAGGTAGTAGGGCCGGGCGCTCACCCACGAGCCGCGCACCACGGCCTCGAGGTTCCACGGGCGGTAGCGCGTGGACAGTTGCGCGTTGACGCGGTGCCGCGAGCGGCCTTCCAGCGGCCGGTCGCGGGTGCGATCCCGGGCGTCCAGGAACATGTACGCCAGGTCGAGGTACGTCGAGCGCACGGGGAGCCGGAAGCGGCCGTTGAGCTCGATGCCCTGGGTGTAGGCCCGCGCCACGTTCTCGTAGTTGAAGGTGACGGGGTTGTCGGGGTTGGGCTCGCCCGTGGCGGTGACGTTGATGAGGTTGCGAAGCTGGGTGTGGAAGCCGCTCGCGGAGAAGAGCCACCCGTCGATCGGCGGCCGCCAGTCCACGCCGACATTCACGCCCACGGAGCGCTCGGCCGTGAGCTCGGGGTTGCCCGAGACCACGTACCCGATGCCCGTGTTGGAGAAGCGCAGGTAGAGCTCCTGGAACGAGGGCGGACGGAAGCCGAGTCCCGCCGAGGCCCGCACCGTGAGGGCCGGGGTTGGATCCAGCTTGAGCGCGAGCCGGGGCGAGGGCGCTCCGCCGAACTGCGAGTCCAGATCGAAGCGGAAGCCGGGGGCGATCTTCAGCTTCGCTCCCGTGCCCTCCGCGCCCAGGGCCACGTCCCACTCGTCCTGGAGGAAGGCGGCGCCCCGGAGGCGGAACACGGGACTCTGGTCGAGCCGCGCCGAGGTGAGCCGCTCACCGAGCAGCTCCACGCCTCCGGTGAGGGCATGGGCGCCGAGGCGATGGTCCGCCTGGAGGAGGCCCTCGTAGAGCCGGGTGAGGTTCTGCGAGTAGTCGTCGAGCCCACGCGAGCCGCGCTGGTCCTGCAGGAGCTGCTCGCGGAACAGGCCGAAGTGTCCCCGGGCGAGCAGGGTGGGCCCGCCGGAGAACCGGTGCTGGCCGCCCAGGGACAGGTCGAACTGCTCCTGGCGCTGCCGCCGGTCGAGCACGGCCCCCGAGGGGTTGAGGTCCACGGCGTTCTCGTCGCGCCGGTTGTAGCCGCTGCGCAGCCACGCTCGTGTCTGGTCATCCGGCGCGTAGGTGAGCGCCACGTCCCCATCGAAGCGCCGCAACCCGGCGCCGCTCGTCGCCGCGTCCTGGGGCTCCCAGTCATAGGGGTTGCGCGTGCGGTAGCCTCCACCCACGCGCACCTCGAAGGGCCCCTGCTTGGAGCCCGCGTGGGCGCGGACGTCTCCCTCCAGCAGCGTGCCGAACGAGCCCCGCGCGCTGGCCTCCAGGGGGCGCTGGACGCGGCGGGTGATGAGGTTCACCACGCCGCCCATGGCATCCGCGCCGTAGAGCGCCGCGGCCGGCCCCTTGACGATCTCCACCCGCTCCAGATCGCGCAGGCTGAAGCGCCCCAGGTCGAGCGTGGTGCCCACCCGGCCGCTCACGCGCTCGCCGTCCACGAGGATGAGCACGTATTCAGGATCCAACCCTTGCAGGCGCAGCCCCACGCCCCGGAAGGTGTAGACGAGCTCCACGCCCGGGTGCTGCTGGAGGAGTTGACCCAGGTCCCTCGCCCCGGTGGCCTCCATCTGCTGGCGGGTGATGACCTCGGTGGCCACCACCGCGTCCTCCAGCTTGCGCTCGGCGCGCGAGGCCGTGACGACCGTCTGCTGGCGCCGATCGGGCTCCTCGGGCCCGGACGCCTCGGGCGGTGGGAGGGGGGACTGGGACGTGAGTACCGCGGCCACCAGGGAGAAGATCACGAAGACAACTCTCTGCCTGGGATGTCACCCAGCGTCAATCAAACCCAGTTGCCCCGTAAGGGTGCAGGGCTTAAACCGGGCCCACCTATGACCGACACGTCTCCAGGTTTCGATTCGACGAAGTTCCAGGAATTGGTGGCCAAGGTCCGACAGGAGCAGCAGAGCGCCGGACCCTCCACGCCCGCGGTGGAACTCCGCCCGCTGGAGCCCTCCGACATCGAAGCCGTGCCCGCGCCCGGCACGCCGCTGTACGAGGAATGTCTCCGCCTGGGCTCGGACTCCCTGCGGCGGGGTGAGGTCGCCATGGTCATCCTCGTGGGTGGCGCGGGGACCCGCTTCGGTGGGGCGGTCAAGGCCCTGGCCCCGCTCATCGACGAGCGCACCTTCCTGGACGTGCGGCTGGAGGACGTGCGCCAGGTCTCCCAGCGCCACGGGGCACCGGTGCCCGTGGTGTTGATGACCTCCCCGATGACCCACGAGGGCATCGAGGCGTTCGTGCGCTCCCGGGGTCTGGGCAGGGAAGTCCTGTTGTTCCAGCAGCGGATGCTGCCGCGGCTGACGCCCAACTGGGAGCTGTTCCGGGACAAGGCGGGCGAGCTGTCCCTGGCTCCGTCCGGACACGGGGACTTCTTCCGGGCCATCCGCGAGAGCGGCACGGCGGCGGAGCTGCACCGGCGCGGCGTGCGCCACGTGTTCTTCTCCAACATCGACAACGTGGGCGCGACGCTGGATCCCATCATCGTCGGACTGCACCTCAAGCTCGGCCGGGAGATGACGGCGGAGGTGACGCCGCGCGCGAACCAGAACGGCGCGCTCGACACGGGCGCGGCCCCGGTGCGCATCGGCGATCACCCCCAGCTCATCGAGCACATCGATCCCAAGCAGCACCGGCTCATCAACACCAACAACATCGCCTTCTCCCTGGAGGCGCTGCTCCACAAGAACATCGACCTGCCCTATCGCGTGGCGCGCAAGAAGGTGGAGGGCCAGGAGGTGCTGCAGCTCGAGCAGGTCACGGGCGAGGCCAGCACCGTCGTGGGCCCCGACAACCGCCCGGTACTGTCCGTG encodes:
- a CDS encoding TonB-dependent receptor plug domain-containing protein codes for the protein MIFSLVAAVLTSQSPLPPPEASGPEEPDRRQQTVVTASRAERKLEDAVVATEVITRQQMEATGARDLGQLLQQHPGVELVYTFRGVGLRLQGLDPEYVLILVDGERVSGRVGTTLDLGRFSLRDLERVEIVKGPAAALYGADAMGGVVNLITRRVQRPLEASARGSFGTLLEGDVRAHAGSKQGPFEVRVGGGYRTRNPYDWEPQDAATSGAGLRRFDGDVALTYAPDDQTRAWLRSGYNRRDENAVDLNPSGAVLDRRQRQEQFDLSLGGQHRFSGGPTLLARGHFGLFREQLLQDQRGSRGLDDYSQNLTRLYEGLLQADHRLGAHALTGGVELLGERLTSARLDQSPVFRLRGAAFLQDEWDVALGAEGTGAKLKIAPGFRFDLDSQFGGAPSPRLALKLDPTPALTVRASAGLGFRPPSFQELYLRFSNTGIGYVVSGNPELTAERSVGVNVGVDWRPPIDGWLFSASGFHTQLRNLINVTATGEPNPDNPVTFNYENVARAYTQGIELNGRFRLPVRSTYLDLAYMFLDARDRTRDRPLEGRSRHRVNAQLSTRYRPWNLEAVVRGSWVSARPYYLGVGGGFANVIGAGDETRVGVPAYFDLEAQVTYHFKAGFEFFVNGYNLFNAGDQQFNPRPPRGVLGGVQWEY
- a CDS encoding HmuY family protein, with amino-acid sequence MGILTRMDGAPPFTGPMMGLLLAACAPDLREDYPFDGQITTGPLVEVTNQEDGSHVALIDATNKSAQVYFDIDEGREMKTDEALESNEWDLAFQRFTVTMNGGGGNPAGSVRVAVLQEQGWDALTEAPAEGYQQDASETVFNGARGGWYVYDLVKHRLQPRDELLYVVRSSRGRFFKLKMLSYYDAAGTPARPSLRYQEVAAPPSPP
- a CDS encoding GNAT family N-acetyltransferase, which gives rise to MGSYHRFHPGFRERVMLEDGTWAEVRMVRRQDEQLLREGFARLSPRARYQRFLSAKPRLTDEELRYLTDVDGESHVALGVVTWDDLGREVGLGVARFFRLADMPEVAEAAITVVDDAQGKGIGRLLMDCLVQAARERGVDRFEFRVLPGNQPMNRLIQALGPCEPQHEGEALCFSVPLHASSLGESDLIRPLLSLAAQGALTLVGPTCRARLLPHAPLVRQEVHAS